A genomic segment from Burkholderia plantarii encodes:
- a CDS encoding bifunctional nitrate reductase/sulfite reductase flavoprotein subunit alpha: protein MTNASVKTVCPYCGVGCGMVLHVDNGEVVKVSGDPEHPANFGRLCTKGSSAHVALRHAGRLESAYLREARDRDAVPLPVDDAIRETARRLSAIRDAHGPDALSFYVSGQMSIEAQYLVNKLAKGYLRTSHVESNSRLCMASAGSGYKLSLGADGPPGSYQDFDRANLFFVIGANMADCHPILFLRMMDRVKAGAKLIVVDPRRTTTADKAALFLQIRPGTDLALLNGLLHLLHENGRTDAAFIGAHTEGWDAMPAFLADYPPARVAGITGLAEDEIRRAAQMIGEARDWMSCWTMGLNQSTRGTWHTNAICNLHLATGAICRPGSGPFSLTGQPNAMGGREMGYMGPGLPGQRSLLDADDRAFVEAAWQLPAGTLRADGGGAGTIDMFERMAAGEIKACWIICTNPAATVPNRANAIAGLQAAELVIAQDAFLDTETNRYADILLPGALWAEAEGVMINSERNLTLMQQAIEPPGDARADWAIVAAVAREMGYGEAFDYASADEVFAEIVRFSNPNTGYDLRGASHRALRATPLQWPCPPDDGRDRHPLRYLNDGVSQTRRVADDGSVPALAFPTPTGRARFFARPHADAAEMPCAEYPIVLNTGRLQHQWHTMTKTGKVAMLNKLNPKPFVELHPEDAAALGIGANDSVELRSRRGRAVLPAVVTDRVQPGAAFAPMHWNDVYGDELCINALTHDAVDPVSLQPELKFCAVALTRVASAADVVHDAAGAARLPPNPPATPVEAGAAPHQESPMTAALDTFAAALGLQDLAAPRLSDAERAYVAGFVSGLRAAPAGGVPVLPAGAPCAPATRLWLDGMLAGLYSRAPQGEAPALPGPADAPAQAAQAAAAGVRIVHARPKVVLLWASQTGNIESLTEPYATTLMNAGFEIRVACMADATPAVFANAQYALLMTSTFGDGDAPDNGAAFSAALAAADAPRLDGLRYAVLGFGDRNYDAFCGHGRRLDARLAELGAARLTERVDCDVEFQPAADSWLEGVIARIKAVDAALHAVPDGGAIPSLLPTKARPAASRLVANLKLNRPGAAKDTRYLSLSTEGTALEYEAGDALGIWPTNCPSVVDELLTLTRLSADTPVSVTGVGDLRLGEALGRHLDITRPHPDALALIAGRSRNGALKSLLADERKADLKHWLWGQQLADVLHEFPVELSAAELVAMLKRLQPRLYSIASSPAAHRGEVHLTVSAVRYSNGRRERKGVASTFLADRAQAGEGGDVPVPVFVQKSAHFRPPASGDTPIVMVGPGTGIAPFRGFLHERRARGASGRNWLFFGEQHAATDFYYRDELSAMHDDGFLTHLDLAFSRDQDTKVYVQDRMRERGAQLWSWLEAGAHFYVCGDAARMARDVDAALKAVVAEHGGMHEARAGEYVARMAKERRYLRDVY from the coding sequence ATGACGAACGCGAGCGTGAAAACGGTGTGCCCGTATTGCGGCGTCGGCTGCGGGATGGTGCTGCACGTCGATAACGGCGAGGTGGTCAAGGTGTCGGGCGACCCCGAGCATCCGGCCAACTTCGGCCGGCTCTGCACCAAGGGCTCGTCCGCGCACGTCGCGCTGCGCCACGCCGGGCGGCTCGAAAGCGCCTATCTGCGCGAGGCGCGCGATCGCGATGCGGTGCCGCTGCCGGTGGACGACGCGATCCGCGAGACGGCGCGGCGGCTGTCCGCGATCCGCGACGCGCACGGCCCCGACGCGCTGTCGTTCTACGTGTCGGGCCAGATGTCGATCGAGGCGCAGTACCTCGTCAACAAGCTCGCGAAGGGCTACCTGCGCACCTCGCACGTCGAATCGAACTCGCGCCTCTGCATGGCGAGCGCGGGCAGCGGCTACAAGCTCTCGCTCGGCGCGGACGGCCCGCCCGGCTCGTACCAGGATTTCGACCGCGCGAATTTGTTCTTCGTGATCGGCGCGAACATGGCGGACTGCCACCCGATCCTGTTCCTGCGCATGATGGACCGCGTGAAGGCCGGCGCGAAGCTGATCGTGGTCGATCCGCGCCGCACCACCACGGCCGACAAGGCCGCGCTGTTCCTGCAGATCCGGCCCGGCACCGATCTCGCGCTGCTCAACGGGCTGCTGCACCTGCTGCATGAGAACGGCCGCACCGACGCGGCGTTCATCGGTGCCCACACCGAGGGCTGGGACGCGATGCCGGCGTTCCTCGCCGACTACCCGCCCGCGCGGGTGGCCGGGATCACGGGGCTGGCCGAGGACGAGATCCGCCGCGCCGCGCAGATGATCGGCGAGGCGCGCGACTGGATGAGCTGCTGGACCATGGGCCTGAACCAGAGCACGCGCGGCACCTGGCACACCAACGCGATCTGCAACCTGCACCTGGCCACCGGCGCGATCTGCCGGCCCGGCAGCGGGCCGTTCTCGCTGACCGGCCAGCCGAACGCGATGGGCGGGCGCGAGATGGGCTACATGGGGCCGGGGCTGCCGGGCCAGCGCAGCCTGCTCGACGCGGACGACCGCGCGTTCGTGGAGGCGGCCTGGCAGTTGCCGGCCGGCACGCTGCGCGCGGACGGCGGCGGCGCCGGCACGATCGACATGTTCGAGCGGATGGCGGCCGGCGAGATCAAGGCCTGCTGGATCATCTGCACGAACCCGGCGGCCACCGTCCCGAACCGCGCCAACGCGATCGCCGGCCTGCAGGCCGCCGAACTCGTGATCGCGCAGGACGCGTTCCTCGACACCGAGACCAACCGCTACGCCGACATCCTGCTGCCCGGCGCGCTGTGGGCCGAGGCCGAGGGCGTGATGATCAACTCGGAGCGCAACCTGACGCTGATGCAGCAGGCGATCGAGCCGCCCGGCGACGCGCGCGCCGACTGGGCGATCGTCGCGGCCGTGGCGCGCGAGATGGGTTACGGCGAGGCGTTCGACTACGCGAGCGCCGACGAGGTGTTCGCCGAGATCGTGCGCTTCTCGAATCCGAACACCGGCTACGACCTGCGCGGCGCGAGCCATCGCGCGCTGCGCGCCACGCCGCTGCAATGGCCGTGTCCGCCCGACGACGGACGGGACCGGCACCCGCTGCGCTACCTGAACGACGGCGTGAGCCAGACGCGGCGCGTCGCCGACGACGGCAGCGTGCCCGCGCTCGCGTTTCCGACGCCCACCGGCCGCGCGCGTTTCTTCGCGCGGCCGCACGCCGACGCGGCCGAGATGCCGTGCGCCGAATACCCGATCGTGCTGAACACGGGCCGCCTGCAGCATCAGTGGCACACCATGACCAAGACCGGCAAGGTCGCGATGCTCAACAAGCTGAATCCGAAGCCGTTCGTCGAGCTGCATCCGGAGGACGCCGCGGCGCTCGGCATCGGCGCGAACGACAGCGTCGAGCTGCGTTCGCGGCGCGGCCGCGCGGTGCTGCCGGCCGTCGTCACCGATCGCGTGCAGCCTGGCGCCGCGTTCGCGCCGATGCACTGGAACGACGTGTACGGCGACGAGCTCTGCATCAACGCGCTGACCCACGATGCCGTCGATCCGGTCTCGCTGCAACCCGAACTGAAATTCTGCGCCGTCGCGCTGACGCGCGTGGCGAGCGCCGCCGACGTCGTCCACGATGCGGCCGGCGCCGCGCGCCTACCGCCGAACCCGCCGGCCACGCCCGTCGAGGCCGGCGCGGCCCCGCATCAGGAATCCCCCATGACTGCTGCTCTCGATACGTTTGCGGCCGCGCTCGGCCTGCAGGATCTCGCCGCGCCGCGCCTTTCCGATGCCGAACGCGCCTACGTTGCCGGCTTCGTCAGCGGTCTGCGCGCCGCGCCCGCCGGCGGCGTGCCGGTGCTGCCGGCGGGCGCGCCCTGCGCGCCGGCCACGCGGCTCTGGCTTGACGGCATGCTGGCCGGGCTCTACAGCCGCGCGCCGCAGGGCGAGGCGCCGGCGCTGCCGGGGCCGGCCGACGCGCCGGCGCAAGCGGCGCAAGCGGCCGCCGCCGGCGTGCGGATCGTCCATGCGCGGCCGAAGGTCGTGCTGCTGTGGGCCTCGCAGACCGGCAACATCGAATCGCTGACCGAGCCCTACGCGACCACGCTGATGAACGCCGGCTTCGAGATCCGCGTGGCCTGCATGGCCGACGCGACGCCGGCCGTGTTCGCGAACGCGCAATACGCGCTGCTGATGACGAGCACGTTCGGCGACGGCGACGCGCCCGACAACGGTGCCGCGTTCTCGGCCGCGCTGGCCGCCGCCGACGCGCCGCGCCTCGACGGCCTGCGCTACGCCGTGCTCGGCTTCGGCGACCGCAACTACGACGCGTTCTGCGGCCACGGCCGCCGGCTCGACGCCCGGCTCGCCGAGCTGGGCGCCGCGCGCCTGACCGAGCGCGTCGATTGCGACGTCGAGTTCCAGCCGGCCGCCGACAGCTGGCTCGAGGGCGTCATCGCGCGGATCAAGGCCGTGGACGCCGCCCTGCACGCGGTGCCCGACGGCGGCGCGATCCCGTCGCTGCTGCCCACCAAGGCGCGGCCGGCCGCCTCGCGGCTCGTCGCGAACCTGAAGCTGAACCGGCCGGGCGCCGCGAAGGACACACGCTACCTGTCGCTGTCCACCGAAGGCACCGCGCTCGAATACGAGGCCGGCGACGCGCTCGGCATCTGGCCGACCAATTGCCCGTCGGTCGTCGACGAACTGCTGACGCTGACGCGGCTGTCGGCCGACACGCCGGTGAGCGTGACCGGCGTGGGCGACCTGCGGCTCGGCGAGGCGCTCGGCCGCCATCTCGACATCACGCGCCCGCATCCGGACGCGCTTGCGTTGATCGCCGGGCGCAGCCGCAACGGCGCGCTGAAGTCGCTGCTCGCCGACGAGCGCAAGGCCGACCTGAAGCACTGGCTCTGGGGCCAGCAGCTGGCCGACGTGCTGCACGAGTTCCCGGTCGAGCTGTCGGCGGCAGAACTGGTCGCGATGCTCAAGCGGCTCCAGCCGCGGCTCTATTCGATCGCGTCGAGTCCGGCCGCGCATCGCGGCGAGGTGCATCTGACCGTCTCGGCGGTGCGCTACAGCAACGGCCGGCGCGAGCGCAAGGGCGTGGCCTCGACGTTCCTCGCCGATCGCGCGCAGGCGGGCGAGGGCGGCGACGTGCCGGTGCCCGTGTTCGTGCAGAAGTCGGCGCATTTCCGCCCGCCCGCGAGCGGCGACACGCCGATCGTGATGGTCGGGCCGGGCACCGGGATCGCGCCGTTCCGCGGCTTCCTGCACGAGCGGCGCGCGCGCGGCGCGAGCGGGCGCAACTGGCTGTTCTTCGGCGAACAGCATGCCGCCACCGATTTCTACTATCGCGACGAATTGAGCGCGATGCATGACGACGGTTTCCTCACGCATCTCGATCTCGCGTTCTCGCGCGATCAGGACACCAAGGTCTACGTGCAGGACCGCATGCGCGAGCGCGGCGCGCAGCTCTGGTCGTGGCTCGAGGCCGGCGCGCATTTCTACGTATGTGGGGATGCCGCGCGGATGGCGCGCGACGTCGATGCGGCGCTGAAGGCCGTGGTGGCCGAGCATGGCGGGATGCACGAGGCGCGCGCCGGCGAGTACGTCGCGCGCATGGCGAAGGAGCGGCGCTACCTGCGCGACGTCTATTGA
- the nirB gene encoding nitrite reductase large subunit NirB, which yields MNIVVIGHGMVGHKLLESLAGDAGTLQVTVLCEEPRAAYDRVHLSEFFAGKTAEDLSLVAPGFFESHPGFRLRLGTAAASVDRAARTVTLANGETIGYDRLVFATGSTPFVPPVPGRDRADCFVYRTIEDLVAMQACGARSRSGVVVGGGLLGLECAKALRDLGLDTHVVEFAPRLMAVQVDDGGGSMLRARIEALGVRVHTGRNTLEIVDGEAATHRMNFADGTHLEADMIVFSAGIRPRDQLARDCGLEIGPRGGIAIDDRCRTSDAAIYAIGECAAWRGQTFGLVAPGYEMARVVAQQLAGGDAAFGGADLSTKLKLMGVDVASIGDAHGTTPGCRVVQYGDQRRAVYKKLVVSGCGKRLLGAVLVGDAAEYGTLLQMMLNGIELPAEPEMLILPQADGAAKPGIGVEALPPAAQICSCNNVSKARICEAVAGGATSIGALKACTGAGTSCGGCVPLVTQIMKAEMKKQGLAVNNHLCEHFAHSRQELYHLIRVEGIHTFGELLRKHGKGLGCDVCKPTVASILASCWNEFVLKREHASLQDSNDYYLANIQRDGTYSVVPRMPGGEVTPEGLIAVGQVAKKYGLYTKLTGGQRVDLFGARVEQLPLIWEELIAAGFESGHAYGKSLRTVKSCVGSTWCRYGVGDSVGLAIELENRYKGLRAPHKIKFGVSGCTRECAEAQGKDIGVIATEKGWNLYVCGNGGMKPRHAELLAADLDRETLIRYIDRVLMFYIRTADRLQRTSTWRDNLEGGLDYLIDVVVHDRLGIGAELEAQMAHVVDTYECEWKKAVNDPATRRRFRHFVNSDAPDATIAFVEERGQIRPALPGEADETSDASEPVTA from the coding sequence ATGAACATCGTCGTCATCGGTCACGGAATGGTCGGCCACAAGCTGCTGGAGAGCCTCGCCGGCGACGCGGGCACGCTTCAGGTCACCGTGCTCTGCGAGGAGCCGCGCGCCGCCTACGATCGCGTCCACCTGTCGGAATTCTTCGCCGGCAAGACGGCCGAGGATCTCTCGCTCGTCGCGCCCGGCTTCTTCGAATCGCATCCGGGCTTCCGGCTGCGCCTCGGCACGGCCGCCGCGTCGGTCGATCGCGCCGCGCGCACCGTCACGCTCGCGAACGGCGAGACGATCGGCTACGACCGGCTGGTGTTCGCGACCGGCTCGACGCCGTTCGTGCCGCCCGTGCCGGGGCGCGACCGCGCCGACTGCTTCGTCTACCGCACCATCGAGGATCTGGTCGCGATGCAGGCCTGCGGCGCGCGCTCGCGCTCGGGCGTGGTGGTGGGCGGCGGGCTGCTCGGCCTCGAATGCGCGAAGGCGCTGCGCGATCTCGGGCTCGACACGCACGTGGTCGAATTCGCGCCGCGCCTGATGGCCGTGCAGGTCGACGACGGCGGCGGCAGCATGCTGCGCGCACGCATCGAGGCGCTCGGCGTGCGGGTGCATACCGGCAGGAACACGCTCGAGATCGTCGACGGCGAGGCCGCCACGCATCGCATGAACTTCGCCGACGGCACGCACCTCGAGGCCGACATGATCGTGTTCTCGGCCGGCATCCGCCCGCGCGACCAGCTCGCGCGCGACTGCGGGCTCGAGATCGGGCCGCGCGGCGGCATCGCGATCGACGACCGCTGCCGCACCAGCGACGCGGCGATCTACGCGATCGGCGAATGCGCGGCCTGGCGCGGCCAGACCTTCGGGCTCGTCGCGCCCGGCTACGAGATGGCGCGCGTGGTCGCGCAGCAGCTGGCGGGCGGCGACGCGGCGTTCGGCGGCGCGGACCTGAGCACCAAGCTCAAGCTGATGGGCGTGGACGTGGCGAGCATCGGCGACGCGCACGGCACGACGCCGGGCTGCCGCGTCGTGCAGTACGGCGACCAGCGCCGCGCGGTCTACAAGAAGCTGGTGGTGTCCGGGTGCGGCAAGCGCCTGCTCGGCGCGGTGCTGGTGGGCGACGCGGCCGAATACGGCACGCTGCTGCAAATGATGCTGAACGGCATCGAGCTGCCGGCCGAGCCGGAAATGCTGATCCTGCCGCAAGCCGACGGCGCCGCGAAGCCGGGCATCGGCGTCGAGGCGCTGCCGCCCGCGGCGCAGATCTGCTCGTGCAACAACGTGTCGAAGGCGCGGATCTGCGAGGCAGTGGCGGGCGGCGCGACCTCGATCGGCGCGCTGAAGGCCTGCACCGGCGCCGGCACCTCGTGCGGCGGCTGCGTGCCGCTCGTCACGCAGATCATGAAGGCCGAGATGAAGAAACAGGGGCTGGCCGTCAACAACCATCTCTGCGAGCACTTCGCGCATTCGCGCCAGGAGCTGTATCACCTGATCCGCGTCGAGGGCATCCACACCTTCGGCGAGCTGCTGCGCAAGCACGGCAAGGGGCTCGGCTGCGACGTCTGCAAGCCGACCGTGGCCTCGATCCTCGCCTCGTGCTGGAACGAGTTCGTGTTGAAGCGCGAGCACGCGAGCCTGCAGGATTCGAACGACTACTACCTCGCCAACATCCAGCGCGACGGCACCTATTCGGTGGTGCCGCGCATGCCGGGCGGCGAGGTCACGCCCGAGGGGCTGATCGCGGTCGGCCAGGTGGCGAAGAAGTACGGCCTCTACACCAAGCTCACCGGCGGCCAGCGCGTCGACCTGTTCGGCGCGCGCGTCGAGCAGCTGCCGCTGATCTGGGAGGAACTGATCGCGGCCGGCTTCGAGTCGGGCCACGCCTACGGCAAGTCGCTGCGCACCGTGAAGTCGTGCGTCGGCTCGACCTGGTGCCGCTACGGCGTGGGCGATTCGGTGGGCCTCGCGATCGAGCTGGAGAACCGCTACAAGGGCCTGCGTGCACCGCACAAGATCAAGTTCGGCGTGTCCGGCTGCACGCGCGAATGCGCGGAGGCGCAGGGCAAGGACATCGGCGTGATCGCCACCGAGAAGGGCTGGAACCTCTACGTGTGCGGCAACGGCGGGATGAAGCCGCGCCACGCCGAGCTGCTGGCCGCCGACCTCGACCGCGAAACGCTGATCCGCTACATCGACCGTGTGCTGATGTTCTACATCCGCACCGCCGACCGCCTGCAGCGCACCAGCACCTGGCGCGACAACCTGGAGGGCGGCCTCGACTACCTGATCGACGTGGTGGTGCATGACAGGCTCGGCATCGGCGCGGAACTCGAGGCGCAGATGGCGCATGTGGTCGACACCTACGAATGCGAATGGAAGAAGGCCGTCAACGATCCGGCCACGCGCCGCCGGTTCCGCCATTTCGTCAACAGCGACGCGCCCGACGCCACCATCGCGTTCGTCGAGGAACGCGGCCAGATCCGTCCCGCGCTGCCCGGCGAGGCCGACGAAACATCCGACGCATCCGAGCCGGTGACCGCCTGA
- a CDS encoding acetyl-CoA hydrolase/transferase family protein gives MPTSRILAESLRSLVRTADEAAALIAPSMTVAMSGFTGSGYPKAVPAALATRISAAHARGEDFRINVLTGASTAPELDGALAKADGISMRLPYQSDPILREKINAGELDYQDIHLSHVAQYAWFGLFGELDVAVVEVAGIREDGLLIPSASVGNNKTWLDQAKKVILEVNARQPLGLDGMHDIYYGTALPPHRKPIPLVSADDRIGEPYLRCPADKIIAIVETDAPDRSNAFSAPDATSKQIAGHLIEFLRHEIGRGRLPANLLPLQSGVGNITNAVLAGLGESGFTNLTAYTEVIQDGMLDLLVNGTLSFASATALSLSPDAVKRFADDIALFRKKILLRPQEISNHPELVRRLGCIAMNGMIEADIYGNVNSTHVMGTKIQNGIGGSGDFARNGYLSCFMSASTAKGGTISRIVPMASHVDHTEHDVGVVVTEQGLADLRGLSPRQRARKIIDTCAHPDYRPMLADYFERASHESFGKQTPHLLGEALSWHDRYVRTGSMKP, from the coding sequence ATGCCCACTTCCCGAATCCTCGCCGAATCCCTGCGTTCCCTCGTCCGTACCGCCGATGAAGCGGCGGCCCTGATCGCGCCGAGCATGACCGTCGCGATGAGCGGCTTTACCGGCTCCGGCTATCCGAAGGCGGTGCCGGCCGCGCTTGCCACGCGCATCTCGGCCGCGCACGCGCGCGGCGAGGACTTCCGCATCAACGTGCTGACCGGCGCCTCGACGGCACCCGAACTCGACGGCGCGCTCGCGAAGGCCGACGGCATTTCGATGCGCCTGCCGTACCAGTCCGATCCGATCCTGCGCGAGAAGATCAACGCCGGCGAGCTCGACTATCAGGACATCCACCTGAGCCACGTCGCGCAATACGCGTGGTTCGGCCTGTTCGGCGAGCTCGACGTGGCGGTGGTGGAAGTGGCCGGCATTCGCGAGGACGGCCTGCTGATTCCGTCGGCCTCGGTCGGCAACAACAAGACGTGGCTGGACCAGGCGAAGAAGGTGATCCTCGAGGTCAACGCGCGGCAGCCGCTCGGCCTGGACGGCATGCACGACATCTACTACGGCACGGCGCTGCCGCCGCATCGCAAGCCGATTCCGCTGGTGTCCGCCGACGACCGCATCGGCGAGCCCTACCTGCGCTGCCCGGCCGACAAGATCATCGCGATCGTGGAGACCGACGCCCCCGACCGCAGCAACGCGTTCTCGGCGCCCGACGCGACCTCGAAGCAGATCGCCGGCCACCTGATCGAGTTCCTGCGCCACGAGATCGGCCGCGGCCGGCTGCCCGCGAACCTGCTGCCGCTGCAGTCGGGCGTCGGCAACATCACCAACGCGGTGCTGGCCGGGCTCGGCGAGAGCGGCTTCACGAACCTGACCGCCTACACCGAGGTGATCCAGGACGGCATGCTCGACCTGCTCGTGAACGGCACGCTGAGCTTCGCCTCGGCCACGGCGCTGTCGCTGAGCCCGGACGCCGTCAAGCGCTTCGCCGACGACATCGCGCTGTTCCGCAAGAAGATCCTGCTGCGTCCGCAGGAGATCAGCAACCACCCGGAGCTGGTGCGCCGGCTCGGCTGCATCGCGATGAACGGCATGATCGAGGCCGACATCTACGGCAACGTCAATTCCACGCACGTGATGGGCACGAAGATCCAGAACGGCATCGGCGGCTCGGGCGACTTCGCGCGCAACGGCTACCTGTCGTGCTTCATGTCGGCGAGCACGGCGAAGGGCGGCACGATCTCGCGGATCGTGCCGATGGCGAGCCACGTCGATCACACCGAGCACGACGTCGGCGTGGTGGTGACCGAGCAGGGGCTTGCCGACCTGCGAGGGCTGTCGCCGCGCCAGCGCGCGCGCAAGATCATCGACACCTGCGCGCACCCGGACTACCGGCCGATGCTGGCCGATTACTTCGAGCGCGCGAGCCACGAGAGCTTCGGCAAGCAGACGCCGCATCTGCTCGGCGAGGCGCTGTCGTGGCACGACCGCTACGTGCGCACGGGGTCGATGAAGCCGTAA
- a CDS encoding MFS transporter has translation MSNKATRIDLFSLRTVPMRAFHLTWMAFFVCFFAWFACAPLMPLIARQFHLSAGQVADINIAAVAATILVRLVVGPLCDRFGPRRVYAGLLVAGALPVIAVAFSHDYLSFLLCRLGIGAVGASFVITQYHTSVMFAPNVVGTANATTAGWGNAGAGAAQALVPMLVAVVLMLGVGDASAWRVALVVPGIAMLVMAVLYWRYTQDCPQGDFITLRARGETVESGKKGGWASFFVACRNYRVWMLAITYGACFGVEVFIHNIASLYYVNHFQLSLKDAGLAAGIFGLLALFARALGGWLSDRVAARRGLGVRSMLLAVLIAGEGLGLLAFSHAGQVGAAIVAMVAFGLFTHMACGATYALVPFIDRKALGGVAGIVGAGGNVGAVAAGFLMKGVGDVQATLTLLGGFVLVTSLCAIAVRFSAEHMAREAALRASALANVPVAH, from the coding sequence ATGTCGAACAAAGCCACCCGCATCGATCTGTTCAGCCTGCGCACCGTGCCGATGCGCGCGTTCCATCTCACCTGGATGGCGTTCTTCGTCTGCTTCTTCGCGTGGTTTGCCTGCGCGCCGCTGATGCCGCTGATCGCCAGGCAGTTCCACCTCAGTGCCGGCCAGGTGGCCGACATCAACATCGCGGCGGTCGCGGCCACCATCCTGGTGCGGCTCGTGGTCGGCCCGCTCTGCGACCGCTTCGGCCCGCGCCGCGTCTACGCCGGCCTGCTGGTGGCGGGCGCGCTGCCGGTGATCGCGGTGGCCTTCAGCCACGACTACCTGAGCTTCCTGCTGTGCCGGCTCGGCATCGGCGCGGTGGGCGCGAGCTTCGTGATCACGCAATACCACACCTCGGTGATGTTCGCGCCGAACGTGGTGGGCACCGCGAACGCCACCACGGCGGGCTGGGGCAACGCGGGCGCCGGCGCCGCGCAGGCGCTGGTGCCGATGCTGGTGGCCGTGGTGCTGATGCTCGGCGTCGGCGACGCCTCGGCCTGGCGCGTCGCGCTGGTGGTGCCCGGCATCGCGATGCTGGTGATGGCGGTGCTCTACTGGCGCTACACGCAGGACTGCCCGCAGGGCGATTTCATCACGCTGCGCGCACGCGGCGAGACGGTGGAAAGCGGCAAGAAGGGCGGCTGGGCGAGCTTCTTCGTCGCATGCCGGAACTACCGCGTCTGGATGCTGGCCATCACTTACGGTGCCTGCTTCGGCGTGGAAGTGTTCATCCACAACATCGCTTCGCTGTACTACGTGAATCACTTCCAGCTGTCGCTGAAGGACGCGGGCCTCGCGGCCGGCATCTTCGGCCTGCTGGCGCTGTTCGCGCGCGCGCTCGGCGGCTGGCTGTCGGATCGCGTCGCCGCGCGCCGCGGGCTCGGCGTGCGCTCGATGCTGTTGGCGGTGCTGATCGCGGGCGAAGGGCTCGGCCTGCTGGCGTTTTCGCATGCCGGGCAGGTCGGCGCGGCGATCGTCGCGATGGTCGCGTTCGGCTTGTTTACGCACATGGCCTGCGGCGCGACCTACGCGCTGGTGCCGTTCATCGACCGCAAGGCGCTGGGCGGCGTGGCCGGCATCGTCGGCGCGGGCGGCAACGTGGGCGCCGTCGCGGCCGGCTTCCTGATGAAGGGCGTGGGCGACGTGCAGGCCACGCTGACGCTGCTCGGCGGCTTCGTGCTGGTCACCTCGCTCTGCGCGATCGCCGTGCGCTTCAGCGCCGAGCACATGGCACGCGAGGCCGCGCTGCGCGCCAGCGCGCTCGCCAACGTGCCGGTCGCCCACTGA
- the nirD gene encoding nitrite reductase small subunit NirD — MHSEPKTAAAARWTPVCPLNDIVPNTGVCALVNGGQVAVFRVEAGNGETDIYAIDNIDPLSRAAVLSRGLVGSLGERVVVASPLFKQHFDLRTGECVEAPEKSVGVYASRVEDGLVWVEAA, encoded by the coding sequence ATGCATAGCGAACCGAAAACGGCGGCCGCCGCGCGCTGGACGCCCGTCTGCCCGCTCAACGACATCGTGCCGAACACGGGCGTCTGCGCACTCGTCAACGGCGGCCAGGTGGCCGTGTTCCGCGTCGAGGCCGGTAATGGCGAGACCGACATCTACGCGATCGACAACATCGATCCGCTCTCGCGCGCGGCGGTGCTCTCGCGCGGGCTGGTGGGCAGCCTCGGCGAGCGCGTGGTGGTGGCCTCGCCGCTGTTCAAGCAGCACTTCGATCTGCGTACCGGCGAGTGCGTCGAGGCGCCGGAGAAGTCGGTCGGCGTCTACGCCTCGCGCGTCGAGGACGGCCTCGTCTGGGTCGAGGCGGCATGA
- the cobA gene encoding uroporphyrinogen-III C-methyltransferase: protein MTTPTDPTGKVTLLGAGPGAADLLTLRAAKVLASADVVLLDDLVDPAIAALAPQARIVRVGKRGGCRSTPQAFIEKLMCRHAARGQHVVRVKGGDALLFGRAGEELAALHAAGVPVTIVSGISSGFAAAAELGVSLTHRRHCQGVTFVTAHQQDHGEPDWAALGAAGTTLVVYMGMSRIERVAAGLLAALDAATPAAVVQWAGTPRARRWTGTLAALAREPAAAGLGSPAVILVGPAIGEALAMLPPVPLGAAATPADADAGCTPAAVAMPDRERLSNVA from the coding sequence ATGACGACCCCCACCGACCCGACCGGCAAGGTCACCCTGCTCGGCGCCGGCCCGGGCGCCGCCGACCTGCTGACGCTGCGCGCCGCGAAGGTGCTGGCCAGCGCGGACGTCGTGCTGCTCGACGACCTCGTCGATCCGGCGATCGCCGCGCTCGCGCCGCAGGCGCGCATCGTGCGCGTCGGCAAGCGCGGCGGCTGCCGCTCCACCCCGCAGGCGTTCATCGAGAAGCTGATGTGCCGCCATGCCGCGCGCGGCCAGCACGTGGTGCGCGTCAAGGGCGGCGACGCGCTGCTGTTCGGCCGCGCCGGCGAGGAACTGGCCGCGCTGCACGCGGCCGGCGTGCCGGTGACGATCGTCAGCGGGATCTCGTCCGGCTTCGCGGCCGCGGCCGAGCTGGGCGTCTCGCTCACGCACCGCCGCCACTGCCAGGGCGTCACGTTCGTCACCGCGCACCAGCAGGATCATGGCGAGCCCGACTGGGCCGCGCTCGGCGCGGCCGGCACGACGCTCGTCGTCTACATGGGCATGAGCCGCATCGAGCGCGTGGCCGCCGGCCTGCTCGCGGCGCTCGACGCGGCCACGCCGGCCGCCGTGGTGCAATGGGCCGGCACGCCGCGCGCGCGGCGCTGGACCGGCACGCTCGCCGCGCTGGCCCGCGAGCCCGCCGCGGCCGGTCTCGGCAGCCCGGCCGTGATCCTGGTCGGCCCGGCGATCGGCGAGGCGCTCGCGATGCTGCCGCCCGTGCCCCTCGGAGCCGCCGCGACCCCGGCCGACGCCGACGCTGGCTGCACGCCGGCAGCCGTCGCCATGCCGGATCGGGAGCGCCTGTCCAATGTCGCGTAA